Part of the Plasmodium falciparum 3D7 genome assembly, chromosome: 10 genome, attattaaaattattttttttataaaacaatttttatactaccaaaaaaaagaatatcaaTTATGGATAttgtaacatatataattcaaataaaatatataaataaatatatatatatataatttatataataataatcatatttaaaaaaaatcataatatctttttcctttataaagtacttaaaatatttagataatgatatatatatataatatacatgttccaaataaaatatatatcaaatattctatatattaaaaaaaaaaaaaaaaaaaaaaatgagtaGTAAccaaaatttatttttatatatagaatgtACACTTggttcttttaatattataatttatatatatatatatatatatatatattcttctataaaaaaatgataagaatacacaatattattacataaaacATACTTAAATTatcaatttttaattatatatttaccaaacaatttatttattttatgtatttttttttttttttttttgttgttgttgttttatttttttcatattctcTAGAATAATATAGactaaaaagaataatataatatagaacAATACATGCAAATGGCTTAAATTTTattgaaaattatatataaataaatagtatACTTATTtgattttctatatataatatctttttgcctacattttttttttcttttcttttcgaaactattaatataaatatataattattaaagggaaaaataaggaaaaaaaaaaagaaaaaattaaataaataaattccccaaaatattataaataaaattatatacatataaattttttaatttctcaatacttttatataacattCCAGATTTGATCTATACTAATTTTGGTAAATTGATATCAacgtataaaaaataataaattatttaataattaatataataataattttttatttctaaaaattatgatatttttttaagaaagaaagttcttatatatacatatatatatataatattaagagTTAAACGGGAAAAAAACTTCTAATTTATTTCCCAATAGAAAGAGAAAATaatagaaaattataatgaaatttctttttatagaTTATGAAgaaattgtttttatattagatggaataaaaatattttaaaataaataaaagtatactttatatattacacataattaaatctatattataatatattattattatatttttttcattatgttttattttatgattattgaattaatatttaataaaaattatttttagacatatattaaaaatatatatatatatatatatatatataaattatttaataaaaaaagaaaaaacaaaacacaTACacaaaaacataatatattcatattaataaaaaaagaataaggataaaacatataataaatgttatatttatgcgaaaaatatatacttaattATCAATAAAagcaaataattatatttaaaaaaaagaaaataaaaaaagaatcaatattaaaacaatatGTATTCATAATAGATTTTTATGTTCCaaaataatatcattattatttcttttatatatatatatatatatatatatatatatatatatgaagataaaaaatatattagaaaaagtCATATATCACATAAGaataaattcaaaaaataacatgttaatatatacaaatactataattttaaacaaatcgatatatttgttaataataaaaaagtatgaattaaaacataaaaatttctatgaataaaaaaaaaaaaaaaaaaaaaaaaaaaaattattttaatttcttttgaGATCTACCATATAAACGTTTACATTCTAAAAATACATTTACCATTCCAATGAATATTGCAGCCTTCTGAAAATGTTTAGGATAAAATTGTCCAACAAACACCAAGAAAAATAAACTCAATGTTTGAAAATTCAACGCAAATCCTTTTAGTAATTCTAAATTTTGTGCAAGTAGAGAACCTATATCGAGTTTTCCAATATTTTCTAGACTAAATGATTTATTTGATCCACGTTTTACATCTGATTTTGTTTCGCTTTTTAAAAGAGGGGAATCAAGGTTCAATGTATATTTAGAAGGTTTTTTAGTTGCAACATTACTTTCCTCTTGCTTTTCGTTAGAAGATGTTTCACCTTCACTTGAACCTTTTAACAAAGGAGAATCAAGATTCATTGTATATTTAGATGGCTTTTTAGTTGGTTCATTACTTTCATTTGATTCTTTGTTAGATGATGTTTCACCTTCACTTGAACCTTTTAACAAAGGAGAATCAAGATTCATTGTATATTTTGATGGCTTTTTAGTTggttcattattttcatttgattCTTTGTTAGATGATGTCTCACCTCCACTTGAACCTTTTAACAAAGGAGAATCAAGATTCATTGTATATTTAGATGGCTTTTTAGTTGGTTCATTACTTTCATTTGATTCTTTGTTAGATGATGTTTCACCTTCACTTGAACCTTTTAACAAAGGAGAATCAAGATTCATTGTATATTTTGATGGCTTTTTAGTTggttcattattttcatttgattCTTTGTTAGATGATGTCTCACCTCCACTTGAACCTTTTAACAAAGGAGAATCAAGATTCATTGTATATTTAGATGGCTTTTTAGTTGGTTCATTACTTTCATTTGATTCTTTATTAGATGATGTTTTACCCCCACTTGAACCTTTTAACAAAGGAGAATCAAGATTCATTGTATATTTTGATGGCTTTTTGGTTGCTCCATTACTATCATTTGATTCTTTGGTAGATGATGTCTCACTTCCACTTGAACCTTTTAACAAAGGAGAATCAAGATTCATTGTATATTTAGAAGGTTTTTTAGTTGGTTCTACACTTTTCTCTTGTGCTTTTTTGGATGAAGTTTCACCTTCACTTGAACCTTTTAACAGAGGAGAATCAAGATTCATTGTATATTTAGAAGGTTTTTTTGTTCCAGTTTCATTTTGATCAGTTTTCTTTTCagtttcattttcattattcttTTCCCCTTGATGTGATGAAGTTTCACTATGGTTATTTCCATCTAATTGTGATggtttacttttattttcttctttcttaATATCACctgtatcatttttttcttcggTTAGGTTATTTGCAAATAAATTGGATCTTTCCTTCATCCTTTCTACTCCTGAAGTGGATGCTTCAGGTTGTTCATCAACTTGAGATGTTGATACATTATTTTCTGTTGTATTATTATCCGCACTAGTTCCTTGCTCATTTGTAATATCagttttcataattttattaatactatTAACATCATTACCAAATTCGTTAAAGAAATTATCATTGGTTTGTATTTCATTAGACAATGCATTCAtatctatattatcataatatattttcatagcattttttatttcatcctTATCTTGATCACTACAACCCATTTGATCTAGAAAACTTTCCTTAAACACATCAAAAATTGTATCAAATTCTACAGCAGGTTCGCTTAATAATCTCTTACATCTCACTTGTTTACTTCCGTCATTGTTATAACCATTATAAGTATActataaatagaaaaaaaaaaaaaaaattaaaaatgtatagttaaatataaatatatatatatatatatatatatatatatatatatatatatattaaatattttataaacttacattattatatgtaattgTTACTatccataataatatagtatatatagaatattttaataaaacaaagaTATTACTATTTCCCCCATTCGTATTCTTCTTGTTTATTATGTTTTCCATTATTGAACTTTTATAAAACCTGTATTATTatctcttattttttataatgtataataataatacaatattccttctgtaaaaatatattcttttaacgtaattttatttaaaagaataacattataaaaaaattcataacaataaaaaaaattataatattctaaAAATGTCAaactataataataaatatataaatgtattttataataacatatatattatataatatatatatatatatatatcaagaaTAAAtctaccaaaaaaaaaaaaaaaaaatatttcatgtattttttatatataatctatatatattatatatatatatatatatatatatatatattattattattattcaattattttatttatatacataatatattttttatttccttatttttatatttcttttttatttaattttattttttatttttttttttttcttaatatatttaatatttttacatgtattctttttcttattatattatttatatatataatatattatatacatattatatatatcataaatataaaataattcaacctaatatatatatataaaatctaataaaaatttatgtatatattctatattcaaatagaaaaaaaaaagaatactttcaattttttttttgttttttcatttaGTTATGGATAAGAAAACAtttcttattaaaaaaatatgtattactataaaattttcagattatttaataattataatgaaaattatataatttaggttattaaaatttttagaaaaaaactaggcataatttttttttttttttttttttttatactttttatttttgtacgtgttatttttggtttttaattaaataactttattattaatatttataaatatattaataaatatctgtttaaatttttttcccATGACAGATGAttgatttataatataaaaatacatatctCAGTATGCTTAAAAGAATagtaagaataataatatattatttattatataatattatatattttaaaatattattatatatgtattattttaaatacttaatatttttacattattttttttatatttgcatggtttatttataatttatattatatgcattataaaaataaattatagaaaacctgcatttttattttttaaaaaattaatatataagcataatttttatttataagaaaaataaaattattaaatctataaataattatgtttatataaaatatattatataaaaacattggtggtaaaattataaataataatcaattcttattattaattctttttaattattattttttagaaatattataaaaaaaaaaaaaaaaaaaaaaaaaaagaatattatataaaagaatgttttatatataaatattctatatattatttttttaaattaaaaatatttaataatatttttaaaaatattgcGAATTTACTACCCTAAAATttgttaagaaaaaaatctatttataataatatgtatatataatatatatagattcaaaacataaaaaagaaaaaagaagtaAAAGGGAAAAAAGGAGGGTTACAAccaaatattttttagaaCCTATAAAAGAATGTATTccatatgtttatatatatatatatatatatatatatacatataatatattttttttcataatttctttctttttttttttttttttttacaaatgaTAATTAGAAACATTGAAAGCATGCAATATTACTTTATactataaaattaaatatactaTTATATCTCAATATATTGGttgcatatttattattatataaaaataaaaaattaaaatatataaatatttatattcttttttgttcctattatataaaaattgtaaaatgataaatccatatattaatattttcaaaataaggggaaaaaaaaaaaaaaaaatgctatagttttatatttaaatggaTTTACCctgtaataatatttgacaacacaaatattaaatacatatatattttttttcttaacctattaattattttaatttttttgtagtttccttttctttctataaatataatatattatcattaataaaaaatatttttatttgttttattatataattttttttttttttttctttaataaatagatgaaaagtatattataaaaaattataaacctTATTCATCTTATAATATCTCTTttcttaaataaataaatacattattctaccatatattattttcaaaagaACTTATTTTAAATGGTAGTAATCAacgtaatttttattatagggTATTCCTAAAATTTAAATGCCTTTGGTAGTTtgcattataatatatatacatatatgtatgatcaatattttattttcttctttcatctaataataaaaatgagaaTGCTTTTAAATACACTTTTTTTTGCACATGTAACTtcatccaaaaaaaaaaaaaaaaaatttatatttttacattaaGATTATATAGAACATCAATTCAACATGTGACAAATAATTTGAGTTTTCCTAATACGAATAGAAATAAATTAacgtaaataaaaaaaaaaaagtttgtGGTTATAGATATAGTACATGTAAGTGttctacataaatatatatatatatatatatatatatatatatatatttatattaaaagtcaatgaaaacattaaaatgattttaaaatttttaaatatataagtgaAAATAACTAATCAACAATCAAACATTTCaataaatcaaaaataaaCTTGTGTACCccaatgaaaaataaatttaaaataaaataaacttgTGTACCccaatgaaaaataaatttaaaataaaataaacttgTGTACCccaatgaaaaataaatttaaaataaaataaaattggtgtacttttgataaaataaaaagtatttttttttttttttggggggggttttatttctaatttttggtacatatattttataaaaaaatttatataatttcttttttcttcttctttctttttttctattttttattttttattttttttgtattcattttgattagtaatttttaatatttatatttttctgtatttaaaataaaaaaaaaaatatatatatatatatataaagaaaatgaaaataataaatttcatCAAATAAAGGTTATTAAGAattcataaaaaagaaaaaattttattataataaaaataaatatataatttatttttatctataaAATTGACATAGGTTATAATTAATGAActcaatttattatatatatataaatatatatatatatatatatatggtattatatactcaaaaaaaaatagggatatatatatataatatattcccacagattaatcatatatatatatatatatatatatatgtttatagtTTATTCTCCCTagttatttaataattattactattgttataaactaaaaaaaaaaaattaaaccatatatatatatatatatataattcaagataaaatgcatataatactaaatataaatacatatattcctagaatttaattcatataatagaATTAACGATATTTGTATGAATtggaaaaaatggaaaatatatGTCCAAAGATTATGTAACACTTTAATATTAGGAAAAAAattctattattatcaattttaaatattttaaaattgttTAAAAGAatgattaattttttttttatattttatattttttttttttttttttttgtgttatatataatgagaaATATATTTGGAACAACATATTTTAAAGCATATATTTTCAATGATACCtgcatattttatgtttgattaaataatatttatttttatatatatcattatttgttatatatattatttttattatatatatcattatttgttatatatattatttatttttatatatattattatttgttatatatattatttttattatatatttcattatttgttatatatattatttttattatatatatcatttttattatatgtgtatcattttttattatatataccattttttgttatatatatatgatttttattatatgtactatttttaatatatatatatatatatatatatatttatttatttatttatttatatatataatttttcttattaatatttgtttgttttaatctcatttatttgtataaacaCTCTATTAATTGATTCAGTGAATGACATATTCATGAATCCTATAGgtgaaacaaaaaaataaaaatttacacATATGAAGAGAAATATTGTTTAAAATTCATTAAGGTATGCAAATTAATCCAATGGAAAAATCATCCTTTGTGCAAACCAGAATTTTCCCACCAAAACCTACAATTTTTAGtctagaaaaaaatgatgatttCTTAAATACACATAATGAAggctttttaattttatcctATTGTTTTGCCATATCCCTCTTTATGTATATTGTGCTTAAAAATCTGTATTATTTGGTAAgttacatataaatgtaacattatatatacatgattTATATGATCATCTTAACTCGGCAgtgtttaaaatattttatataatatatgtacatattttattttattttatttttacattgttgtcattctttttcttttttgcaGTACATTTTTAAGAGGACACGAATAAAAATCATCGAatcattaaataatgataacaatgtAGAAAATGAGATAGAAGAAATGAAAAGggtaaaaaatttaattatggAACAAGTAATACATGAATTAATGAGAAAAAGTATTATTTCAAAAAGAAGGACAAGAAAAGATATAGAAACTGATTTATCACAAAATGTGAGAAATGAAGATATGAacttaaaagaaaatgaaatagaAATGACTCAAGTAGAAACCTTAAAACatttaatacataataatttattaacgGAATTTCATGacacaaaagaaaaaaatttggaatcttttataaaattcttaCAACAACTTATGACATTAGAaaagaatgaaaaagaattttCTAACAATATATTAGTAAAAGATCTAAtggattatataataaatatagggaaaaaagaaatacaaaaatcAAATACACAATTGTCTCAAAATTCTtcacaaaattatataccttcaaatgaaaatgacatatatatatttcaaattcaggttataaaagaattattaaaaaataatattattattacacatTCAAATGATGGAAAACAATTAGACgatgaaataataacaaaaatattagaaGAAAGTTTAATGTCACAAGCAAATGTAGtcgaatatttttatatagaaatgataaaaaatatattaggtaatgattataatgaactaaataatataagttaTACTCATGATGATTTgtatttacaaaaatatgaaaaagaattaatcaaaaagaaattatcacaatatgcatataaaaatatgaatacaaaacaaaataataaatatgtacaaGATAAAACAGTcaataaacatatacataaaaatcaaattgaacaaaatgaaaatactacaaatttaatagaaaaagaaaacacaTTTGAAAAAACTAATAAATTCGACAATAATGGAAtgatacaaaataatatacccATACAAAATGAAACCAATGATGAAtctatgaaaaatataatacaacatAAGGAACTCTTAAAGAATcatgataaagaaaataaaaatgaagaaatagaAAACATGAATcaacataaaaaagaagaatgcaattataatgataaaaaaaatgtaacggaacattcaaaaaaatcacgtaaaaattttaaaagaaaatgtatGAAAAAAAGGGATATAAGACATTTGTATCAAATTGACAAATTGCaagataaaattttaaaaaatttaatggGACAAGATTCTATTGAATCAGACTCGAAAAACAACGATATACAACAATTAGAAGAACAAAAAAGtgatatacaaaatgaaaaattaaatacatcAAACGAACAAGAGGAAACAAGAAATACAAACAATGaacataaagaaaatgaagtaAACATGGaccaaaataatatgaagttaaatatatataatttaaataatcaaGACATACAAAAtcattatgataaaaatgttaaggaaaaattagaagaagaaaatattttatcggataatattataaaaccaGAAGGAAGTATGGCGTCCGAAGGTAGCTATTCATCCTATGAATCTATATACCCGTATGGAAGTATGGCTGCAGAAGGTAGCTATTCATCATATGATTCTATATATCCCGAGGGAAGTATGGATACAGAAGGTAGCTATTCATCATATGAATCTATATATCCAGATGGAAGTATGGCTGCAGAAGGTAGCTATACATCATATGATTCTATAAATCCAGAGGAAAGTGTGACTCCTGAAGGGAACAATTCAACATCTGAAActataaaagaagaagataatatgacatcacaaaataattattcatcAAATGGAAGTTATAATAGTGAAGAAGATAAAGACAATAtggataaaattaaaatgtatgatgaaataatacaaaatggATTAATAGATAGAATAAATAAACCCAGAACTTTTgagaaaaaaattgaaaaatgtAGACGTTATAGTATCTTAACAAATAGAGAAAATAGAACATATTTATCAAATtggaataatgaaaaaatcgATATAAaggaatatgaaaataaatcaGAAGAAGAATTAGAACAATGGAAAAATAAACAATGGGAAGATTGGAAAGTTTATTTGGAAAAACAATGGAGCGTGTGGTTAGAAATAAgtgaaaatgataaaatcgAATGGTTGGAAGACAAAGAAAGAGAATTCAGAagttacataaaatatatttataatatctgGTTTAAATggttaaaaaaaaggaaaggtGAACTTACTGGTGAACAAAAACCATGGATGACATGGAATGAACAAGAATGGGAAACATTTTTTGAAACAAGATATAAAAAGCAATTTTTAGATGAATGGTATGatatgttaaaatatatggataaaattttaaatataagaaaGTATACATTATGGAATAAATGGAAAGGGAAAAAACTCACACAATGGTTAATGCAAGATTGGAAACTTATAGAAGATGATGAATGggaaaaatatgaagaagaTAAAAGTTGGTCAAAACGTTttgatatgaaaaaaaaaaatgaatggaAAAAATGGAGAAACAGaatttttaaagaatatatcGAATGGAAAGAAtggatatattataaaggTCAAAGTGCTAATGTTTCAGATGTGAGCTATTGGGAAGAAtggaaagaaaagaaaacaaaCGAATTAAAGGAATGGCTTGACGCATTGACAAAACAATGGATGCTTCAAGGAAAATGGAAGGAATTAATTAGAAACCAAGAAtaatcaaaaatataaaaaatataaacaatttattatcatattttataaaatataacattttagtattttaaataagtacaataagtatattatatatattcagattaaccaaaaataaaataattaataataatttaa contains:
- a CDS encoding tryptophan-rich antigen 3, whose translation is MQINPMEKSSFVQTRIFPPKPTIFSLEKNDDFLNTHNEGFLILSYCFAISLFMYIVLKNLYYLYIFKRTRIKIIESLNNDNNVENEIEEMKRVKNLIMEQVIHELMRKSIISKRRTRKDIETDLSQNVRNEDMNLKENEIEMTQVETLKHLIHNNLLTEFHDTKEKNLESFIKFLQQLMTLEKNEKEFSNNILVKDLMDYIINIGKKEIQKSNTQLSQNSSQNYIPSNENDIYIFQIQVIKELLKNNIIITHSNDGKQLDDEIITKILEESLMSQANVVEYFYIEMIKNILGNDYNELNNISYTHDDLYLQKYEKELIKKKLSQYAYKNMNTKQNNKYVQDKTVNKHIHKNQIEQNENTTNLIEKENTFEKTNKFDNNGMIQNNIPIQNETNDESMKNIIQHKELLKNHDKENKNEEIENMNQHKKEECNYNDKKNVTEHSKKSRKNFKRKCMKKRDIRHLYQIDKLQDKILKNLMGQDSIESDSKNNDIQQLEEQKSDIQNEKLNTSNEQEETRNTNNEHKENEVNMDQNNMKLNIYNLNNQDIQNHYDKNVKEKLEEENILSDNIIKPEGSMASEGSYSSYESIYPYGSMAAEGSYSSYDSIYPEGSMDTEGSYSSYESIYPDGSMAAEGSYTSYDSINPEESVTPEGNNSTSETIKEEDNMTSQNNYSSNGSYNSEEDKDNMDKIKMYDEIIQNGLIDRINKPRTFEKKIEKCRRYSILTNRENRTYLSNWNNEKIDIKEYENKSEEELEQWKNKQWEDWKVYLEKQWSVWLEISENDKIEWLEDKEREFRSYIKYIYNIWFKWLKKRKGELTGEQKPWMTWNEQEWETFFETRYKKQFLDEWYDMLKYMDKILNIRKYTLWNKWKGKKLTQWLMQDWKLIEDDEWEKYEEDKSWSKRFDMKKKNEWKKWRNRIFKEYIEWKEWIYYKGQSANVSDVSYWEEWKEKKTNELKEWLDALTKQWMLQGKWKELIRNQE
- a CDS encoding EMP1-trafficking protein — encoded protein: MENIINKKNTNGGNSNIFVLLKYSIYTILLWIVTITYNNYTYNGYNNDGSKQVRCKRLLSEPAVEFDTIFDVFKESFLDQMGCSDQDKDEIKNAMKIYYDNIDMNALSNEIQTNDNFFNEFGNDVNSINKIMKTDITNEQGTSADNNTTENNVSTSQVDEQPEASTSGVERMKERSNLFANNLTEEKNDTGDIKKEENKSKPSQLDGNNHSETSSHQGEKNNENETEKKTDQNETGTKKPSKYTMNLDSPLLKGSSEGETSSKKAQEKSVEPTKKPSKYTMNLDSPLLKGSSGSETSSTKESNDSNGATKKPSKYTMNLDSPLLKGSSGGKTSSNKESNESNEPTKKPSKYTMNLDSPLLKGSSGGETSSNKESNENNEPTKKPSKYTMNLDSPLLKGSSEGETSSNKESNESNEPTKKPSKYTMNLDSPLLKGSSGGETSSNKESNENNEPTKKPSKYTMNLDSPLLKGSSEGETSSNKESNESNEPTKKPSKYTMNLDSPLLKGSSEGETSSNEKQEESNVATKKPSKYTLNLDSPLLKSETKSDVKRGSNKSFSLENIGKLDIGSLLAQNLELLKGFALNFQTLSLFFLVFVGQFYPKHFQKAAIFIGMVNVFLECKRLYGRSQKKLK